TCCTACCCTTCAGCTTCAGGGAGTTCATCAGGGCGAAGGGGTTGAAGTTCTCAGAGCCATTGACGATGGATGAGGCTGCCCGAATAAAGGGTCTATTAAGGGAATACCTAGAATTCGGGGGGTTCCCTGAGGTCGTCTTCGAGGAGGCTGAGAAGGAGAGGATACTGAAAGAGTATTCAGAGATGATCCTCTTCAGGGATATCATCGAGAGGCATATGCTCAGGAACATAAGCCTCGCAAGGTTCCTCTTATCCTTCCTCCTACAAAACTTCACTGGAGAACTTAGCATAAATAAGATCTCTAAATTTATGGAATCACAGAGATCTGGAAAGAACACATTATACAGCTATATCGATAAGATTCAAGATTCTGTGGCTGTGTTCTTTCTCAGCAGATATTCGCCTAGGGTTTATCAGAGGGAGAGCTGGCCGAAGAAGGTCTATTTATGCGATACAGGACTTACAAAAGTCGTGAGGTTCTCTGAGAACATCGGGAAACTGATGGAGAATGTTGTATTTCTAGAATTGTTTAGGTCGACGAACAGAGATCCTATACTTGAGATCTACTACTGGAAAAAAGGCCAACAGAGGGAGGTTGACTTCATGTTAAAAAGGGGAATAAAAATTGAACAGATAATCCAAGTAACATATGCTTCTGGTAGGGATGAAGTTGAACATAGCGAGATCAAATCTCTTATGGAAGCTTCTAAAAAAACAGGGTGCAATAACCTTCTGGTGATAACATGGGATCTTTGGGATGAAGCCAAAATTAATGACACATCCGTCCAGTTTATCCCCTTGTGGAAGTGGCTTTTGGAGAATGAACCCAAACAGGGCAGCTAGCAAGTTTTAATAGACATAGATGTCAAAAACCCTAGAAAAGCTCCTCAAATGCATGAGTTTTGATGTTAATGAAAGAAAAATTAAAAAAGGAGGTGGGATCTCATTCCGCTAACTCTCTTTTTCAGCGCCCCTTCCCCTTGCCCTTCTGAGGAGGCCATCCGCCCTTAACACCCAACCCCTTTGGACGAGTCAGACCTTGAAGGAGCTCCTCAGCCTCCTCTATGAGTTTCTCAGCATTCTTTAGGCTTTCTCCAGCGTCTCCACCACTTTCCATCGAACTCATTGCACTTTTCAGGAGCTCCTCAGCCTCATCCAGCTTCTCCTCAGCTCTTGATGTGTTTAATCCCTTATTCTTCAACGCATCTGCGGTGTTTCTTAGGCTTCTTATCCTAGCCTCAAGCCTATTCATCTCACCAAGGAATAGGTTTAGCTCTCTCCTCTCAAGGTTTCTTATCCCTCTCTCAACCAGTTCAGAGGCCTCTTCAAGCTCATCTGAGGCCCCCTCAACATCCCCCTGGGCCAGCCTCTCCCTTATCCTAGCCAGCTTAGACTCCACATTCCTGAGGGCCTCCATACAGGCTCCCATCTCCCTCTCCGTGAGGCGCAGCCTAAACCTGAGAACCTTCTCCTCTAGGTTCCTGACCTGCTCCTCCATCCTCTCCATAAACCTCAAAGCCTTCATAGCCTTCAAACGAGCAGCAGCCGAGTTCAAGAGCCCAGTCAATCTCCCAATTATCCCCCGGGCTGTAGCCAACTCTTGAGCCGCACCTGTGACATTACCAGCTTCCAGCTGCACTGCAGCTTTAATCAGGTGCTCCTCAGCATCTGAAATCATAGAATTAAAGGTGCTAATGATATCGTTTAAATGGGTGCTTAGTGAGGTTAATGTGCTGTTGATCCTGTTAAGGGTCGCGTTCGCCCTCTCGATCGCAACCCTTAATCCTTGGGCCCTCTCTAGCTCCTCGAACCCCTCGTATGGCGGTGGTGGGGGCGCTATTCTATGGGCCTTCTGGAGTGCCACCATAAATCTCTGAAGGGCCTCAAAGGCCAGGTTCATGGCTGCTCTATATTGACCCTCACTGAATAGTCTTTGGGCATCCTCCAAACGTTCGACCCCTAGGTTATAGCTCTGCATGGCATCCGTGGGAATCGTTATGTTCCTTTCTTCAAGTTCATCGAAGGCCTCCTCCACATGGATTCTGCTACTTTGTGCCATGTTTATGAGGTTCTGGGCTAGGTCTTTAAGCTCCGTGAGGACCACGGTGAAGTTCGTCTCAGCGGCTTCACCGCTCACGATAGCGTATACATTGTACCTTCCCGGAATAGTTTCCTGAGGTAGCTGGAAAAGATATGTATAGGTGCCATTCTCATATGCTTCTATCGTGATGTTTAGTATGGTCTCCCTTATGCTGTTTATTATGATGGTTACATTAACCTTTGATTCTACAGTTCCATTTATTATAACTTCTTCGCCGGGGAGGTAATAGGTCTTATCTGTCTGGATGGTTAGGGGGGCGGCCGCTACCCATCCAGTTATCATAATGCTTGGCAGAGTTATCAGGGCGAGCATCACCAGGACGGTTATTCTTCTCTCCATATTCATCTGGTTCTCTGTGATGTTATTTCCAGTATTAGAGGAACCCGATGGAACGGATTGGAACATCTGTTTCATTTTCCCCTCCCGCGCTTCTTCAGCTTCACGAGGGTCTGGCCCCCTACCTCCTCCACCTCTACGAGGCCTTCCTTCCTCAGCCTCCTTATCAACCTCCAGGCGCTTGTCCTGGGCATATTGAACCTCTCCCTTATCTCGCTGGCGAAGGCCTCATCCCCAGACTCGGCCAGAAACCTCAAAACCTCCCTATCCTCGAACCTGAGGTCCGGTCTCCTCTCCAAAAACTCCTCAAGGGATAAACCCTCAGGCTTCCCAGCCCTCTTCGTTCTCCTCCTCCTGAGGATGTACAGGATGGCTCCTATGATGATCGCTGAGGCTGCTCCTATGGATAGTGGGAGGAGGGGGCTTAAGGGGGCCCGAGCCATTGCTGCGGCGGCCTCAGCCTGTCCAGCCAAGGCCTCAGACTTCCCGTAATCCCCAATCCTGTAGGCCTCCTCCGCCTGCTTCAGGAGGCTCTCCGCCCCCTCTAGGCCAATGGTCCTGCCCTCCCTTCTAGCGGCCTCGATCTTACTGGAGGCATCCTCAATCGCCTTTAAGGCGGCTGAAGCCGCCTTCTCGGCCTCTAGGGCTGAGGCCTTCGCCTTCTCCGAGAGCCTCTCAGCCCCTGAGTAGTCGCCCGCCTTGAAGGCCGCCTGGGCCTCCTTTAATAGGGCTTCTGCCTCCTTTGCGACTACACCCCTTGCCTCCACGGCCTTAATAGTCGCCTCGGCCTCATCGATGGCGAGGAGGGCCCGCTCCCTAGTACCCTCGAGGCTGATTATATAAGAGACCTCAATATGCCCCTCCGGCATTGTGAGAACCGGGCTCCCATCCAGGCTGCCTATGGAGAGGGGGATTGCTCCTAGGCCCACAACCGTGGAGTTACGTGGCAGAACAACCACCGCGGAGGTGGGAGCCTGCGCCGATAAGGTCCAGATCCTGCCTGTCTTGTTGGTGAGGTCGAAGGTCAGGTAAGATATTGTAACAGTAGTGGAGCCGAGGGTATCCACAGTCAAGCCCCCCTCAATCGGCGTGTAAAATAGAGGCAGTCCCTCTTGGTCCTCGACGGTCAATTCTTGGAACTCGGTTCCGAAGAGGGTTATGTTCACCCTAACCCTGGTCGCGTCGACGAAGACTGTGTATTCAACATAGACTCCTCCATCTATGTAAGCCCTGAATATAAGGCTCCTAGGAGAATAGCCCAGCTGAGCCTCGGCGGTCCAAGATATAAACATCAGGAATACTGTTATCGAGAGCAGCCTCCTCGACAAGGGCAATCCGACCAAATAGATCGAGCTATCAGAACATTAAAGTGTGACGCAGAGTTAAACAGCTTACCGAAGGTGGGCTTCAGCTGGAAAGATGGATTCGCTTCAGTGTAGGATTAACAAGGGGTCTATCCATATCCCGGCTACTGGCCTAACCGCCTCCCAGACTTGAGCATGAGGAGGCCAGAGGTTGCCTGGCATCCTGAGCAGATGATGAATAGAGACTCGAACCCGAGTCTGCTGACTATGAAGGCTGCTAGAAGGGCTGCGAGGGCCTCCGCAATGTCGTAGGATGACTCGAAGAGGCCGAAGAGCATGCCCCTCTTGCCTTCCCCTCCGACATCGGCCATGAGGCTGAGGAGGGAGGGCCTCTGGAGGGCGGCTGAGAGGCCGAAGGTGAACTCTATGATGTAGAGATGTGAAATCTCTGAGGCGAAGATGTAGGAGAGGGAGGCCAGGGCTGAGAGGAGGACACCTATGAAGAATATCCTGACCTTCCCATACTTGTCTACGAGCCTACCCGCCGGCACCTTGAATATGGCGACGGTCAGGCAGAGGATGGTGTAGAGGGTTCCTAGATCTATGAGGGAGGCGGAGAAGCGGTCAACCACGAATATGGGATATATGGGGCCAAGTAAACCCACTCCGAAGGAGCTCAGCGTCCCTAACAGGATTAGGGACACTACTTGCCTGGACCTCATATACCCATCCCCCTACCATACTCATTGGGGTGCTAGGGTTCTCCGACTCTATTCTAGACATCTGAGACTACTGGCCCCAACTCAAGGCAAAAATTCCAAAATATAAAGCTTTCTCAGCCCCAATAGGAGTTTATGCTGCAGGTTTTGAAATAGTCCTCTCCCATGCTGAAATATCTCCGAAGGTCATGAAGAAGGCTTAAAAAGGCGAGAATTAGGATATGATTTTTCCCCTCGGAGGATTATACTGTGAAGCTCTCCCCTTGGTTCGGCGCCACCGAGTTCAGGCCGAGTTCATCTCTCGCAAACTGGGCTAGAGCCTCGCAGTTCTGGGGCTCACCGTGGATAACATAGACATTAGGCTTCCCCTCCAGCCCCTTCAGGAACTCCTCTAGCTGGGTCTTTCCAGCATGGGATGAGAAGTCGAACCTCTTGACCCTGGCCCTCACCGCCTCATCCCTCCCCTTTATGGTGAACATCCCGGTCTCCAGCAGTTTTGCCCCCCCACTTCCGGGGATCTGAAAGCTTACAAGGAATATGGCGTTCTCCTCCTCCAGGGCTAGGTGCTCCATGTAGAAGAGGGCGTTGCCGCCCTCGAGCATCCCCGATGGTGAGACGATTATACTGTTCTTCTTGAGGGCCTCCCTCCTATCCCTCCATCCCCTGATCTCCCTAATCTCGTTGACCACCTTTATGAAGGTCTTCGGGTCCCTGAGATAGTCCGGGTGGTTGATGAGGGCCTCGTTCACCAGCCTCGCCATCCCATCCACTACGGCCTTGGAGCCGAGCCCATACGCGTTAAGGATGCTCATCATCTCCTGGGACCTCCCCACCGCGAAGGCTGGGATAAGGACCTTTCCCTCATTGTCAAGCACGCACCTGACCTCCCTTATGAACTCCTCCTCTAGAGTCCTCCTCTCGGGGTGGTCTGTAGTTGCATATGTGCTCTCGATTATGACGGCGTCATATGATCTCCTCGGGATCTTGGCCTCCTGAACCAGCCTGGTCTTTATCGTGTTAAAGTCTCCCGTGTACAGGATCCTCTTACCTTCCGCTTCTAACTCGACCATTGCGCTCCCCGGGATGTGCCCTGCGTTGAGGAACCTGAAGTTAACATCCTTGAACTTTACCTCCGTCCCGTAGCCTATGTCATTCCTCTGCCTCATCATCTTCTCCAGCTCAAGGTACTCGAAGGGGAGGAAGTAGCTGCTGAGTTTAAGGAAGTCCTTTATCAGGATCTTCGTGAGCTCGGCCGTCAACGGGGTGGCGAAGAAGGGCTTCCTCTCAGAGAGGTAGAATATCGGGGTCCCACCCGAGTGGTCTAGGTGGCAATGGGCTATTATTATGCCGTCTATATCCGTAGCCCTGATATGGGCTGGGAACTCTGGGGCGTCGTTCAGCTTGACGCCGTAATCCAGGAGGAGGCGGGCCCTATCGGACTCTAGGAGTATCGCGTTCCTCCCGACCTCTCGGGTTCCCCCTAGGAAATGCAGTCTCACCATCCTCTAATCTTCACCGATCCATCAACACCTGTTAATGGCTCCGGGTCCCAGACCTCTACCCAAATCTCTCCTCTGAACCTCTTTCCGTTGAATATGGAATCCTTAAACTTAACACTTTCCAATCCAACCCGCCGGAAGCCATAGATTAGGCTATCCTAGTGGGCCGCCTCCGGTTGATCCCTCACCTCCTCAAGGGCTCTTCTTAAACCCTCTAATCCCCCTTCACCCAAAGGATCCCTGCATCTTATGGTTGAGAGGCTTACCCCAAGCCTTCCGCAGACTTCTCTGCATCTCTCCTCCACCATGGCATCGAGTTCCTCAGCACCTGCTAAAAGGAGGACCTGAGAGTATCCTCTTCCCTCTAGGTACCTCACAACTTGATTTGAGGCGAATTCAAGGGTCTCCCGGTCCAAGGGCTGAGTGGCCTCGAACTGGGATAGAGGATAGGTCTCAGAGAGTTCTTCTGGGATAACCCCGAAGGGTGCGTCGTAAAAGCAGACATGCATCGAGGAGGTCTCGCCAAGTTCCTCTAGGGCCTTAAGGAGCCTCCCGTACTGGGGGCTCCTCCCATAGGGCTTTGTCCTCGGGGCCTTCACGAGGAGGAGCCTATGCGCCTCTGGGGGCCTCCAATAGTTCTCAATCAGCCTCCTTAGATGCCTGGTGACCTGAGGCCTTGAGAGGGATCCAGAGTCGAAGATGAATATCCCCTTCCCCTTGGGGGTAGGGCTCCTCCTCTCAATGAGATCCCTATACCTTGAGAGCCTCTTAAGCGCCGAGAATAGGGCGGGGTGGGACCTGCTCCTGGCTTCTAGGAGCTCCCAGAGGCTTCCCTCGGATATAGCCTGCTTCACCGCGTCAACCTCCGCCATCGAAACGTAGAGGTTGTGCTCCGTCAGGATCCTTATCCTCTCCCCCCTCGCCATCTCCCTCAGCTCCCCGGCCGTGAGCCTCCTGCATACAGGGCATGGGCAGGGTAGGTAGCTTAGATCCGTAAGCCTGGCGGTGCCATATGGGAGGAGGTATCTCTCGTCCCTGGCATATATCGCGTAGGCGGCTGAATCGAACATGTCGCATCCCAGGGCGACCGCCAGTGAGAACATCATTGGATGGCCGGCTCCGAAGAGGTGGAAGGGCCTG
This genomic interval from Candidatus Bathyarchaeota archaeon contains the following:
- a CDS encoding ATP-binding protein codes for the protein MRPPQAADYILEWLRRGLPKGVERELMVPRRRDKIISIIGPRRAGKTYYFYQLVGEDRENSLYLNFEDTRLIDVGFQEIRDLIRIYMEFTGRDPTSIFFDEVQNIKYWETALRELLDLQRYNIFVTGSSSKLLSWEIATQLRGRTFSYLLLPFSFREFIRAKGLKFSEPLTMDEAARIKGLLREYLEFGGFPEVVFEEAEKERILKEYSEMILFRDIIERHMLRNISLARFLLSFLLQNFTGELSINKISKFMESQRSGKNTLYSYIDKIQDSVAVFFLSRYSPRVYQRESWPKKVYLCDTGLTKVVRFSENIGKLMENVVFLELFRSTNRDPILEIYYWKKGQQREVDFMLKRGIKIEQIIQVTYASGRDEVEHSEIKSLMEASKKTGCNNLLVITWDLWDEAKINDTSVQFIPLWKWLLENEPKQGS
- a CDS encoding MFS transporter, with amino-acid sequence MRSRQVVSLILLGTLSSFGVGLLGPIYPIFVVDRFSASLIDLGTLYTILCLTVAIFKVPAGRLVDKYGKVRIFFIGVLLSALASLSYIFASEISHLYIIEFTFGLSAALQRPSLLSLMADVGGEGKRGMLFGLFESSYDIAEALAALLAAFIVSRLGFESLFIICSGCQATSGLLMLKSGRRLGQ
- the tgtA gene encoding tRNA guanosine(15) transglycosylase TgtA, giving the protein MAFEVRDQDLMGRLGRLKTKSGTIETPVFLPVVNPLYQRVSPRRMREEFRCRALITNAYIIKRHYGDEPGLEVHRLLDYEGVVATDSGAYQILVYGGVETTPEEILAYQRRIGSDIAVILDHPTGWRASRRRAEWTVEETLRRAEAALPVIKEDKAIWVGPIQGGKYIDLVERSAKEMAKMPFGIYALGSPTEVMERYMFTVLVDMIVAAKANLPPDRPFHLFGAGHPMMFSLAVALGCDMFDSAAYAIYARDERYLLPYGTARLTDLSYLPCPCPVCRRLTAGELREMARGERIRILTEHNLYVSMAEVDAVKQAISEGSLWELLEARSRSHPALFSALKRLSRYRDLIERRSPTPKGKGIFIFDSGSLSRPQVTRHLRRLIENYWRPPEAHRLLLVKAPRTKPYGRSPQYGRLLKALEELGETSSMHVCFYDAPFGVIPEELSETYPLSQFEATQPLDRETLEFASNQVVRYLEGRGYSQVLLLAGAEELDAMVEERCREVCGRLGVSLSTIRCRDPLGEGGLEGLRRALEEVRDQPEAAH
- a CDS encoding MarR family transcriptional regulator; translation: MVGLPLSRRLLSITVFLMFISWTAEAQLGYSPRSLIFRAYIDGGVYVEYTVFVDATRVRVNITLFGTEFQELTVEDQEGLPLFYTPIEGGLTVDTLGSTTVTISYLTFDLTNKTGRIWTLSAQAPTSAVVVLPRNSTVVGLGAIPLSIGSLDGSPVLTMPEGHIEVSYIISLEGTRERALLAIDEAEATIKAVEARGVVAKEAEALLKEAQAAFKAGDYSGAERLSEKAKASALEAEKAASAALKAIEDASSKIEAARREGRTIGLEGAESLLKQAEEAYRIGDYGKSEALAGQAEAAAAMARAPLSPLLPLSIGAASAIIIGAILYILRRRRTKRAGKPEGLSLEEFLERRPDLRFEDREVLRFLAESGDEAFASEIRERFNMPRTSAWRLIRRLRKEGLVEVEEVGGQTLVKLKKRGRGK
- a CDS encoding MBL fold metallo-hydrolase, with translation MVRLHFLGGTREVGRNAILLESDRARLLLDYGVKLNDAPEFPAHIRATDIDGIIIAHCHLDHSGGTPIFYLSERKPFFATPLTAELTKILIKDFLKLSSYFLPFEYLELEKMMRQRNDIGYGTEVKFKDVNFRFLNAGHIPGSAMVELEAEGKRILYTGDFNTIKTRLVQEAKIPRRSYDAVIIESTYATTDHPERRTLEEEFIREVRCVLDNEGKVLIPAFAVGRSQEMMSILNAYGLGSKAVVDGMARLVNEALINHPDYLRDPKTFIKVVNEIREIRGWRDRREALKKNSIIVSPSGMLEGGNALFYMEHLALEEENAIFLVSFQIPGSGGAKLLETGMFTIKGRDEAVRARVKRFDFSSHAGKTQLEEFLKGLEGKPNVYVIHGEPQNCEALAQFARDELGLNSVAPNQGESFTV